DNA from Gavia stellata isolate bGavSte3 chromosome 16, bGavSte3.hap2, whole genome shotgun sequence:
ATGGGCTGTTTGGTAGGAGCTGTGCTCAGCAGGCATTTGCCCCCCTGCCTGGTCTCCCTCCCTCTCAGCTGCcccagggagaaggggaaagcagcgAGGCTCAGGGCCCGCAGGaagccctgcctgcaggcagaagggctgctggGTCCTGGAAAACCCATCATGGAAGCTGGGGAGCACACCAGAGAAAGGGAGTACACACCGGCCAGTCTCTGCTGTGAAACCTTTCGTACTGTCGTTCCTTCCCTTTGTCAATAAAAGAGGCTGATCACTCTGCACTGTCCTCCAGCTCCTTGGCAGGGAAGGGGCCCCCAGCCTGGTCTTCCAAGCTGGAGGCAGGAAGGTTGcacagggcagggggggaagaAGCAGCTCGTGGCCCCGCTCCAGCCTCTGCTTACAGGGAAATCAGCAAAGGCCCaagtgctgcctgcaccccgTGGGCCCCCAGCCCCGTTGCTGCAGGGGGTGACACACACCCGATGCCCATGTCCTGCAGGTCGGCACCAGGAGCTCTCTGAAGCGGGACTGCGCCAAGCGAGAGCCCATGAGCAAGACATTCACACCAGCttgaaagaataatttattttaacaaggcaaaagaagtgCTAACTGCCACAAAGAAAGGGAGCGGCACAGCACATTCAGTCCCAATGCCACAAGCCACAGCAAACAGTCTTTCATGCCTGATTATAACTGTTTCTGTCTAATGAACGTCCTTCCTCCATCGCCAGAGGCTTTGCGTAGCTCAACTTGCTGGCGCTGAGCCTATGACTGTCACCTGTCTGTCAGTCCCTGCTCAGTTCAGAAAATGGTCACGTCAAACCTGTGCTTACAGGCAAAACTACGAGAAAAGGGCAGTCACTGCAAGTCCATTTTCTCCTGCTTGAGTGATGCGATGAAATCCTTGTACTCCTCGGGATAGAAATTCTTGTACACGTTGATCTTTCTCTTAATCTGCTTGGGAGTATCCTGGTAGTAGTTCTTCTCATCTCGAGCCATTTCCTATGACAAAGAAGAGGGTAAGTCAGAGGATTGGACCCAAGAGCAAACACCAAACCAGCCCAAAGGCCCACCCAGGATGGCTGTGATCACTGCCTGACTCAGACAGGCACGTGGCCAAGGTTCAAAGTGCTGCTTCCCCTTAAAAATCAGCTGACTACAAAACAGGATCCAGGATAGAGAAGATTAGCGATTCCCATCCTTCAGAAGAGCCAGGAATGAATCGCTCCGGGTGCTCCTCGCTCTGGGAGAGCCAGTACTTACCTTGTAGTTTTCCCCATGGTTCTGTATCATGTACCGCACATAGTCAATGAGGTCTCGTGAGAGTGTGTTTGACTTCTTCTCAGGGAGACTGGCCTCATATTCCATCTCTAGGCAGAGAACAGAGACACCATGAAGCAGGGGAAGGAAGCATGCAGCACCTCAGAGGTTCCCCAGCCTCTTCCCAAGATCGAGCCCTGCCAGTACTGCAGAGAGGAGGTGGCTCCTGCAGTACAGCTCGGCtgctcacacacacaaagctgcttcccagcacaATCGTGCAGGAAAACGAAGAAGACAACAGCCCTCCACATAGGCTGCAGGCATCCAGGCTGCGCTGCGGCCCCTCTCCAGCTCACACCACAAGGAGTGGAGCCTTTctgcccaggctgcagagcGTGACTGTTCAGAGCTGCCCAGCCCACCGCTAAAACATATGGGGTACTGCAGCCACAGTTTCTTGTCACCCTTGTGCCACACACCAGCACGTTTCAGAGTAACAAGAGCCCTCTTGGGGCTGCAGGTAGAAATACTGCgaaaaaagcagcacaggagggaaaaggaaattcATGAGACAGAGGATACAGTGGAatggcagagctgctgtccTGGCTCCTGACTCAGCTCCGGCCTGGCTGGGAACACCCAGCTGACTGCTGCCAGGGGGCTACTCCTCTACAAGCCCACAAGCCTGGATAAGAATTAACAGccttccctgcccctggcacagcacagGCGATAAGGACTGTCTGGCAGCACAAAGACAAGAGACAAAATAACACACAGGGCCTTGGGAGAACCCCAAAGGCAATAGCAATGGTGTGATTCAGCAGAAAATCTGCCAGGGCTGGAGGTGGTGAAGCGCTCCCTGGGGAggacagaagcagcactgaCCGTTCACCACGTAGGGCTTCCGcactattttctttccttgctcccGTCCATCACTTTCCACTTCCATCCCCTATGTTAAATGAGAGAGAAGGCAGCTCAAGAAAAGCCCATTTGGAAGAGAGCTGTGTCACCACATGTTGCTCCCAAAACTCCAAGCTGCTTATACAACAGCTGCAAGGACCAGGAAATCTCAGCTACCTTAAGCAGAGCCTTATTTGCACTATTAAGCTAACCCGTGGGCAAGCCAGTCACCCGAGCAATAGTATGTGAATGGAAACAAGTGGCAAACAAGGTCactcttggtttttttcatggtgTGACGTTTCGTGGGGCCACCTTTCTCCTGGAAGCGTTGCCCACCAACGCAGGCAGGCCAGGCTGGCACTGCTGTACACAAAGAGGCTTTCTTTGTAAGCAGGAGCAACCCGGCTGCAGCATTCCCAACCCCACCTCTCTCTGGCAAGTCCCAGAAGATTGATTGACGTTATTTATACTTGTTCCAAAGTCCATTATTTCCCTGTGACACCATAGCTCGCTCCCACGTCAGGATCTTGGCAAGTAAAGCATACTAATAAACGTAATAAACCCATCCACCTACAGAAACTAACCTGGAGCCACCTGACCCGCACTGTAAGGCAGGCTGCTCTCCGCGCTGCTTCTCCCCAGCCCGGCTGCGTGTCCTGGGGGAGGCCCGCTCTGCCCCCCACAAAGAAGCAGCCCCAGCCGAGccccccctgcccttccccggCGGCGCACGGCACGGCGGCACTTACCAGCAGCTTtctcctggggatggggacggccTTGTTGGGATCCTCGGCCAGGCCCATCTCGGCCAGGTTCTGCGCCACAGACTTGGTCGGGTCCCAGGCATGGCGGATATGCGAGCTGCGGGGAGACAGGCAGCGGCATCACGGCCTGCGCTCGCCCTCCGCGCGTGGGTGCGTGTCCCCTCCCCACAGACAAGCGCCCAGCGGGAAGCGTAGCAGGACCCCCGCACGGCGGCGGGCTCACGGCcgccctgcccacagcccacGCACGGCCCCGCGTCCCGCCCGCGCCCACCCCCCGCGGCCTCACCAGGCGAtgcgcggggcggcgcggcggcgggcgctgcgGTAGAGCCGCTTGCGGTTGACGTTGTAGGAATACTTCTGCCGCCGACTCTTCCCCTTCGCCTTCGGCATGGCGGCCccacgctgctgctgctgctgctgccaccgccGAGGGCCGGGCCGCGTcgcgcggggcggggctgcGCTATGGGGCACCACGGGAAGTGTAGTCCCGCTCCTGCAGCGCCGCCCGCTGGGTGTGCTCGCTATGGACTACAACACCCGGCatgccccgcggcggggcgcgcGGCCTGCCGGGAGCTGTCCCCCCCCATTGACTGCCGGGAGCGCGCGCCGCTTCCTGGCTACGGCAGCCGGGGAGGGTCGCGGGTGGTCACCTTCCCTGCGGGCCGCAGCCATGGCGGCCGGGCCTCCCCCgccgctggagcccagcccgCTGCCGGTGTTCAGCGAGGAGGGCTTCGGGGACAAGTTCCTGCGCAAGACCCGCGAGAACCCCCTGGTGCCCCTCGGTGAGGGGGAACGGCCGGGGGgagacggggggggggggggcgctgcgGTGAGGGGGAAGGGCCAGGGCGATGGGGCTGGTGATGGGGGAGGGCAGTGAGCAGTGGGTCGGCCCCTCTTGAGGCCAGACCCAAGGGGCTGCCCTCCGGGGGGGCATCTCTTGTTTGAGGGTGTTGTCTAACGAGCCAGCCACGCTCAGGCGTGGGGGGACGTGAGGGGGGAAGGCGGGAGGAGGTAAGAGCCGACCCTGGCAGCCCCCGCCCTGCTGACCCgtccctctgtccttccccgCAGGCTGCCTCTGCACTGTCGGCGTCCTGACCTACGGACTGATCAGCTTCAAGAGAGGCAACACCCGTCAGTCTCAGCTGATGATGCGGGCACGTATCCTGGCCCAGGGCTTTACCTTCGCAGCTCTCCTGGGAGGCATGGTGGTCACAGCCATGAAATCTAGAAAGTGAAATCAGGCAAGAGAGAGGCTGCGGCTGCGGGCAGGTGCCCACCAGCCTGGGTCTCAGCTGGCAGGGTGGATTCTGGCTGCGGATGGAGTTTCCTGAGAGACGGTTGTGATGTGTCCGTGCAGCCAGTGTCAGAGAGGCTCTGTGTTCCAGAGCACTGGAAATGTGGCTAATACAGCTCTGTGATTACCCTGAAATTTGGGCCGTggcattttttgtttccctgaGAGCTTATCCTCCCACAACACTGGAGACTGCACCTCACTAAGGCTTTCCACCCCCATCAGACCTCTTGTCCCTCCTTGGTGCTGTCACAGTCTGTTAAAATTGTGTCCTGTGGGTCATGGTCTGCGCTGAGGCGTGGCTTTAGTCAGGTGGTGCAGCAGCATTTGAGAAATGAGCTGCCTGCGTAGGAAGGAACAGCTCTGTTTATGGCCTGATTCTGGCAGGACAGTTCATAAGCAGTGGGTGAGTTGTTTGGGGAGAATGTGTAATCTGTTTGGTTGCAACCAGTGAGCAATAAAGTAAATTGCAGCAAGATTCTGACTGATACTGGATTGCAGAGCATTGAGAAGCCGGAATAATAAACAGTGTAGAAAGGAAGGGGAGCAGGCACGGCTGCCTTGAAGCTGTGGTGATGCAAGCAGGACACAAGAGATGTGACTCCCTGTGAAAAGAACTTGGGAACTCGCATTTCCAAAATGGAGCCTGGCCATGTTCTCTGGGACACGCTGCTGCTTCGGCTGCTTTTGCTAGGGAGTGAGTTCCTGCGCAGCTCGCTGCTTTGCGTGAGCAGGAACTGGCTGCTGAGCAAGTTTGCTGTTCCCAGAGGGAGCTGCACTGCCTGTGTCGTGACAAACATCATCACAGGTGGCTCCAAGTCCTGCCGTTGGTGTTGGATGGCTTGGATCACACCAGGGGTGTTTGGTGAGCAGCAAGACGGACAAGACTGTACTCTcctgtgccagggctgcagagcGGGGAGGAAATGGGGCCGTTGGTTCTGTTTGCTCTGTGGCTGCGGCAGCTTGTGCCTGTCTGTGGGCAGAGCGTATCTCTGCAGGGGAAAAGGCCGCAGACACCATTAACCATGCTGCAATGTTGAGCTGCCTAGGGCATTTCCAGGCTTTGTTCCTTGTGTGTCTGCATGTTGGTGCCTGTGCCCCGGCCCTCCCTGGCCTGCAGTGGCTTTGCAGCCAGCTGCCTGGCAGCTTGCTAATCCCGCTTTGCCCTTATAAGCAGCTCTGGAGGACAGGGCGAGAGGTAAACTCGCTCTGCCCATGAACAAGCACTTGGTTTGTCTCATCTGGGGAACCATGGTGCCGGTGGGCCTGGACATGGAGAGGGAGAAGGCTCTTGCCCACCAGAGCTGGTGAGGGTGGGGGACAAGCCCTCGCCGGTGCTGAGCAGGGGGAGCTCCACCTCAGCACCGGGGAGCCTggtgctctgcctgctgcagggctgtggcgctgcctgccttccctcGTTGGCTGCCTGCTCAATACGTCTTTGCCAGAAGAAGCTGCTTTTGGCTGCCTCACTGGCACTTCCAGCCCGGCCAGCTTAGGGCAGGGGTGTGAGAGGCAACCGGTGGGCAGATCTGCGAGCGCAATCCCTTGCCTGCCTGGAGACAGGCGCAgcgggctggggagcagctcgGCCCGTCTGGACAAAAGCAGGAGCTCGCAGCTCCtgggggcagagcagagcccctGGATCCTGCTGCCATTGCTTCTGCCCCACCCTAGTGCAAACCCTCTGGCTGTTCCCCTGGCTCCTATTTTTTCTTGTAGGATGTGGTTCTCTTCCAGCCCCATCCTTTCCGCAGGAGGCTTCATGGCTGTGGGTTCTTCTAAACACACATGTGCGTGTTGCTGAAGCAGAAAGACAACAGTGCCCTGTAGGATTGGAGATGTCGGTTTATTTTAACAGGTAATTTGAACAGTCACAGATAACCAAAGCCAAGGGGATGTAGAACAGCTGTGGGCATGGctccccaggagctggctgccCCTGCCTGACATGGAGTGCATGGCAGCTGGGGGAcccaggggcctggctgcctGCCGGGGCTGGAGGGCCAGAGCGCAGGGGGGGCTCCCTGCCCCCAGGAAGCAGCCAGAGGCacttcctgctgctctgcagtgaaAGGCGGAAGCAGGCAGCCAAGTCCCGAGGTATCCTGCATCAGCATCCATCCCACACCACAGCAGAGGTGCCTACATATGCTGGAGTGCAGGGGGACAGAGTAGGAGCAATCAGCCCTATGGACAAGGGGGCACAATCCCAGCACACAACACCGAGTGACTCCCTATGCACCCATTTCACTTCCCAGCCCACTGCTGAGCCCGTGCCCCAGAGCCTGGGGTGCCCAGTCACCCCAtgagggctgcagcagcagggcaggtgaCCTTCCTGACTCATGGAGCCATagctgcagggcaggagagctCTGTACACTTGCTTTTtggctgagcagagctgtgcagtgAGGCTCAAGCAAATGTTTTGTGGACTCTGCTCCATGTCCCCCCAGCCCGCTGCTGCGAGACCTTCCCAAGCCCCTGGTGGGCCAGACCTGGGGCACAAGCTCCAggctgccccacagcagggTGTATGCAgggctgccccacagcagggTGCATGCAGGGCTGCCCCTCTCCTGCTATGTGGGAGTTTTGCAGGTTTCTAGGGCTGGGCCTCTGAGCTGGAGGGgctggtgccagccctgccaagcAGAGAGAAACCCAGTGTTTGGGCTGGAAAGCGTGTGCATTGTGGGGCGGGGAGCGGGACTGAGGCATCTTGCCATGCTGCCTTAAGTGTGCAAATCCAGCGGAGGTCAAAGAGAAGCCACAGAGTAGCTGCAGACAGATACACGGGTTGTTCTCCAGGGACAGCACAAGTCCCGGCACCAGAACTCTGCCCAATCCTGCTCTGGGCCCCTGGGTTAGGGAGCTGGGGGCTTcacctgccccacagcagctgGACCTTCCTATCTGCTTCCCTGCAACCACACAGCCTCCATCTCCCATCCTAGTAGCAGGGGAAGGAATAGAGCAGAGCCAAGGGCCCACAAAGCCTGGCACCCCACATTCCCAACTGCTGGTGGTCTTGGGGGATGACAGAAAACATCCTGCACGCTCACCCCATGGCCCCTTCCTAGTGCCCTGCACTACTGTGCTGCCttggcaccagcagccccacagGACAGATGGGACACAGACACTGCAACTGCTGCTCGGAGCTTTGCCAGCTTTTTCAGGtgcacagccaggctggggagagGTCTGCTGTGCTTGGGGCAACTGCTGGCAtttccagcccagcctgggTGCTGAACTCACATTCCTCACTCCCTGCTAGCCCAGCAACATCGCACTGCGGCTGCGCTCCCTGCAGAACCTTGTGTTGCATAGCTGAGTCAGGGCTGTTCCTCCAcactcccagccccacagccagctctgctgtaaACCCTGCCAGAAAGGCAGATGGGAGCTACGGGTCCCACTAGGATCGCTGCCTTGGGGCTAGGACCCAGGCCCAGACATGGGGCTGCCATGCCTGCACCTGCCTGGCACCAGGACAGCCGCAGGCAGGTTTATTCCCAGCACAGGGGTGAGGTGGGGAACACGGGGTGGGGTGTTCCCCCTCTCACTCAGCCAGGGCCCTGGGCACAACCTCCCGCAAAGCCCAGGCCGGGGGCTCCCCAGCTAACTCAGCTCTGCCACCCAGTGTCGCTTCCCGGGGAAATGCCACAGTAATAAATAAGTGTAAAAAGAGACCGATGCACCTTttaagcaaaggaaaaccaTGGGGAGAGTTACAACCAGTGACTCGAGCACAGCCGAGGCGCACACCAGGGAGCAGGGGACTGGCAGGGTGAGGCCCCTCCTGGGCTGGCCCCGTGAAGCCGCCCGGCTCAGTGAGCTTGGCCTTGCCCTGCTGCGCTCCCGGCTGTGCCAGTGGCAGCTAGCGGGACAGGGGCGTCTGTTTGAGGGAGATGAGCACCGAGCGCATCCGCGAGACATCCTTGCTCTGCTTGCTGCTCTTGGGGTTGAAATCACAGAGCTGGGCCACCTTCTCCCACTCGGAGCCTGGGGTTTCCTCCTTGGACTCCTTCAGGAATGCTTCCTCTGAGGCCCTGCAGAGACATTGAGGGCTGTCACTGGCAGAACTTTTTCCAAGGAGACCCTCCCCTCCGTATGGGAACCCCTCGTGTCCCCGCTTCCTGTCCCCTTCCTACAGCTAATGAGCTCAGCATCCTCTGGGATCCGGAGACCTACAATGCTcaaggctgctgctggctgcactcACCCAAGATACCATTCATCCAGGGGCACAGGGATGTCTGCCTGCTCCCAAGACTTCTCTGTCCCCAGAGCTGTCCCCCAAAAGGCACAAGACCCCACGGCTTTGCCTCTTCAACTAGCCCCCACAGGAGCATTTCCAGGAGCTCCACTTGCCTCCTAAGACTCCACCTTTTGGAAACATTCAGCTGCATCATCCTCCCTTCAGGACCTCACCAGGGCCCAGTACCTCCCAGCATCCCCCCTTCCCTTGGCTGGGCAGCCAGCGCTGGGGCCAGGACCCCCAGACCCTGCGGGGCAGGATACGGTCTGTAAGAGGCACATACACATAGCCAATCACATCGGCGTCCGGCTGCTGGTAAAAGGCTTTGTCAGCGATCCTAGCCCCCGAGGCACAGACAGAGAGAGAGCGCAGAAcagacaggcaggcagagggttaggaagagagaaacagagaggggGTTAGCGTCCTCCCACAGAGCATGACCCACTCATCACAGCGTACGCGGCACCAGGAAAACCTGCCGGTGatggcagagctgcagagacAGTGCCCCAACCCTGCCCTGATGCAAGGCCCACGGCAGGGGCAAGGCACTGAGATCCCAGGGTGATCCCAGTATGGTCCCAGCCAGGGCCGCTCTGCATAGCCACCAGAGCCGCTTGAAGCCCTGGTGCCTCTCCCCTTGCCTGACAAAGCTCCatccctgcagggctgggccCCACTGTGGGAAAGGAGGCCCCCAGACATCCCAGGAAGGCAGATCTGGCTGCACAGCAGCTCCCATTGCAGCCCTCTTGGCCATGCTGACACCGACATACCTGTTGTTTGCCCGGTTCTTCTCCATCTGCTCATTCTGACGCAGGTTCCACTCCTCCAGGTCCTTCTTGGCCTTCTCACGCCATTCCTGCTCAGTCACCTTTGATGCCGCATCTAAGGCCAGAGCGAGACAGACCCCATCAGCCATACTAGCACCCACTGGGCCAGCTGGGCAGCCACCCAGGCCTGTCCCCAGTCCCCACTGGTACTGTCTGAAAGGCACCAGTGCTCTAAGGACAGCAGATCTTTGGCAGGGGCAACCACATGGCGTGGGGCACGAGACACCTCTCTGCGATGCAGCAGGGTCACTGCCAGGTGAAGGACCCCAAGGGCCCCACTGCCATGTCACAAGGTGCCATGAGTGGGGACACACACGGCCTTGGGTCTcacccagctcctccaggcgcttcttctgctcctccctccACTTGCGGATGCTCTCAGGTTCCTGGGTCAGACGGTCAGCCTTGGCTATGGCTGCATAGGCATCCGTGGGGCCATTGGACTCCTGCAGGACACGAGCACCTCACCATCAGCACCAGCTCTTCCCACAGCCTAGCCCAGCCACCTTgaagggctggcagcagggcaggaccCCACACTCCCAGCACTCAGACAAGCCAAGAGCTAGGGAGGGTGACAGCCTGGGACAGTCCTCAAAGTGCTGCTCGAGCTGCTGTCGCAGCTCCCGACCCCAGGCCCAGGCCCTGCCACCCAGAAAGACTTCTAGCGTTCCCCTCCTTGACTTGCTGCCCACTGCCAACACAGCTCTCGCATCCTCtgggcagccccacagcagaggaCAAACACCAGCTTTGTGACATGCTCTCCACCAGCACCAGGCTTCCCTGGCCCTGACTCAGGCTGAGGCAGCCCCAGGACTGAGCATCATTACAGGCTTGGCCACAACAGACACAGAGAGCCCAGGCGAGGGGCAGGGCCCACAGGAGGTACCGCTCTCTGCATGGACACCAGCCTGCAGGCAAGAGCCTCCCTCGCTCCTCCGAGCTGAGCTGCCTATATAGCTCCCATCAGGCTCAGCACCATGCTGGCTCAGCACCTCTCCCAACAGCTTCCGCTGGCCGGGACACCCAGCTCGACATCAAGCTCAGCAATGGGATTACAGCTCTCCTCCAAGATCCCCAATCTAATTAAGTCTGCCTCATCTCTAATGTGATTATCATCCTGTAAACTAGGCACGGTCAATGCACATGCCACTCTGCTGGGTGCCGAGTGGGGTTAAGGGCTTGCCAGATGCTGGCACAGCTTCTCCTGtagccagcagagctgggctttgGGCTCACAGAGGGAGCTGAAACCCAGGCGGGTGGGCCCAACAAAACACCCTTGGCCACGGGGCAAGTGAGTTTAATGGGAGATGCTGCCAGGACTTGGCAGCAAGGCCACAGCAAAGACAGTTTCCCGTGGCAGCCCCGTCCTAGCTCTGGCCTCTGCCAAGAGATGCTCCTGACTGCCGTGGAGGCCTCTGGGAGCTACCCAGGCTGGAGAGAAGGGGCTTCTGTGGGGAATGGAGGATTTTTCATCTGCTCTTAAGGCCCAGGCACTCCCTCAGGGCATAGGCCACCTGCAAACAGATTTGGGGCAGGTCATGGCAGGCAGGACCAACGTTCTCTTCAAAAAGGGGTGAGAATGGAACAGCCAGGACTCCCTGCTGAGACCCAGACCTTTGCAGAAGCACCACAGCTGTTCTGGGGCTGGATAGCAAACTCCAGTCAATCCTGGGGGCAGAGCAGTGGGGTGCTGGCCCCATACCCACCCAATCCCACTTAGTACCACTGTGCCAGGGCAAGGGGCTGAGCTCTCACCTGAAAGACATCTCCATTGACAGTGGCTCCTCCATTCTGGAAACCAGCtgtagaaaaaggaagagagaaagagaaacacgACTACGGCAGCTGCAGGTGATCCCAGAGGGGCTGGTGTTcatggaaaaagaagcaagtcAGTTGCTGGAGGATGTGGCTGtgctctttccagcccagcACACCCATTTACAACAGCTCCACATATGTGGGCCAGGCCCCATGGTCTCCTGTCCTTGGTGGGATTCAGCCagcacttctctctctctcccagaCAAGCCTCTCCAGGCATTTATGTCTTTATGATGTTTTCACTGGTATTTTTTCTTATCTGAAGATTAGGGAAACTGTTCCAGGCATAGGGCTGGACACAGGCAGGTGCCCTGACTGTAGAAAGACAACCTGACCAACCCCAACCTGCAAGCGGCCAGGCAGAGGCTGTCAATGGACATAGGCAGGTGACTCAGAAGCTGCTGGCCAAGTACTTAGCAGTGCAGGGCTGCAATGGGAAGGCATTCCTGCCAGGGACAGAGCCCACAGAAAGACTGCAGTGTGCTCCACCAGGAGAGGAGGGCAGGTGTGCATGCCAAGGTCCTCAAGAGCCCACCTGGGGGCATGCCCCTGGGACAAGCTGCAAggttaggactgggaatgagGCACCACTGACATCCACAGCTGGGGTACAGCCCCGtcttccccccagccccagagaACACCAAGCTGCACACGAGGGCCACAAGACCAGCCCCGTTCAGGCCTCTCCGCTGCTAGGCAGACAAGAGACTTTGCAGGAGGCAGACTCCAGGCTCTGAGCTGCCACAGCTCTGATGACCACAGGGCTTCTACTGGGTGGCTAGCTGCAGG
Protein-coding regions in this window:
- the CLTB gene encoding clathrin light chain B isoform X6, which encodes MADDFGFFSSSEGAGAEEDPAAAFLAQQESEIAGIENDEGFGPTDGESATAPAGQAAPPEPGPFSTAGFQNGGATVNGDVFQESNGPTDAYAAIAKADRLTQEPESIRKWREEQKKRLEELDAASKVTEQEWREKAKKDLEEWNLRQNEQMEKNRANNRASEEAFLKESKEETPGSEWEKVAQLCDFNPKSSKQSKDVSRMRSVLISLKQTPLSR
- the CLTB gene encoding clathrin light chain B isoform X8 encodes the protein MADDFGFFSSSEGAGAEEDPAAAFLAQQESEIAGIENDEGFGPTDGESATAPAGQAAPPEPGERRAAPATVNGDVFQESNGPTDAYAAIAKADRLTQEPESIRKWREEQKKRLEELDAASKVTEQEWREKAKKDLEEWNLRQNEQMEKNRANNRASEEAFLKESKEETPGSEWEKVAQLCDFNPKSSKQSKDVSRMRSVLISLKQTPLSR
- the CLTB gene encoding clathrin light chain B isoform X11; this translates as MADDFGFFSSSEGAGAEEDPAAAFLAQQESEIAGIENDEGFGPTDGESATAPAGQAAPPEPDAASKVTEQEWREKAKKDLEEWNLRQNEQMEKNRANNSSASDSPQCLCRASEEAFLKESKEETPGSEWEKVAQLCDFNPKSSKQSKDVSRMRSVLISLKQTPLSR
- the CLTB gene encoding clathrin light chain B isoform X12, translated to MADDFGFFSSSEGAGAEEDPAAAFLAQQESEIAGIENDEGFGPTDGESATAPAGQAAPPEPDAASKVTEQEWREKAKKDLEEWNLRQNEQMEKNRANNRASEEAFLKESKEETPGSEWEKVAQLCDFNPKSSKQSKDVSRMRSVLISLKQTPLSR
- the CLTB gene encoding clathrin light chain B isoform X2, whose product is MADDFGFFSSSEGAGAEEDPAAAFLAQQESEIAGIENDEGFGPTDGESATAPAGQAAPPEPGPFSTAGFQNGGATVNGDVFQESNGPTDAYAAIAKADRLTQEPESIRKWREEQKKRLEELDAASKVTEQEWREKAKKDLEEWNLRQNEQMEKNRANNRIADKAFYQQPDADVIGYVASEEAFLKESKEETPGSEWEKVAQLCDFNPKSSKQSKDVSRMRSVLISLKQTPLSR
- the CLTB gene encoding clathrin light chain B isoform X4; this translates as MADDFGFFSSSEGAGAEEDPAAAFLAQQESEIAGIENDEGFGPTDGESATAPAGQAAPPEPGERRAAPATVNGDVFQESNGPTDAYAAIAKADRLTQEPESIRKWREEQKKRLEELDAASKVTEQEWREKAKKDLEEWNLRQNEQMEKNRANNRIADKAFYQQPDADVIGYVASEEAFLKESKEETPGSEWEKVAQLCDFNPKSSKQSKDVSRMRSVLISLKQTPLSR
- the HIGD2A gene encoding HIG1 domain family member 2A, mitochondrial, coding for MAAGPPPPLEPSPLPVFSEEGFGDKFLRKTRENPLVPLGCLCTVGVLTYGLISFKRGNTRQSQLMMRARILAQGFTFAALLGGMVVTAMKSRK
- the CLTB gene encoding clathrin light chain B isoform X7, producing MADDFGFFSSSEGAGAEEDPAAAFLAQQESEIAGIENDEGFGPTDGESATAPAGQAAPPEPGERRAAPATVNGDVFQESNGPTDAYAAIAKADRLTQEPESIRKWREEQKKRLEELDAASKVTEQEWREKAKKDLEEWNLRQNEQMEKNRANNSSASDSPQCLCRASEEAFLKESKEETPGSEWEKVAQLCDFNPKSSKQSKDVSRMRSVLISLKQTPLSR
- the CLTB gene encoding clathrin light chain B isoform X9 → MADDFGFFSSSEGAGAEEDPAAAFLAQQESEIAGIENDEGFGPTDGESATAPAGQAAPPEPGEPTVNGDVFQESNGPTDAYAAIAKADRLTQEPESIRKWREEQKKRLEELDAASKVTEQEWREKAKKDLEEWNLRQNEQMEKNRANNRASEEAFLKESKEETPGSEWEKVAQLCDFNPKSSKQSKDVSRMRSVLISLKQTPLSR
- the CLTB gene encoding clathrin light chain B isoform X5, producing MADDFGFFSSSEGAGAEEDPAAAFLAQQESEIAGIENDEGFGPTDGESATAPAGQAAPPEPAGFQNGGATVNGDVFQESNGPTDAYAAIAKADRLTQEPESIRKWREEQKKRLEELDAASKVTEQEWREKAKKDLEEWNLRQNEQMEKNRANNRASEEAFLKESKEETPGSEWEKVAQLCDFNPKSSKQSKDVSRMRSVLISLKQTPLSR
- the CLTB gene encoding clathrin light chain B isoform X10; amino-acid sequence: MADDFGFFSSSEGAGAEEDPAAAFLAQQESEIAGIENDEGFGPTDGESATAPAGQAAPPEPDAASKVTEQEWREKAKKDLEEWNLRQNEQMEKNRANNRIADKAFYQQPDADVIGYVSASDSPQCLCRASEEAFLKESKEETPGSEWEKVAQLCDFNPKSSKQSKDVSRMRSVLISLKQTPLSR
- the CLTB gene encoding clathrin light chain B isoform X1, which gives rise to MADDFGFFSSSEGAGAEEDPAAAFLAQQESEIAGIENDEGFGPTDGESATAPAGQAAPPEPAGFQNGGATVNGDVFQESNGPTDAYAAIAKADRLTQEPESIRKWREEQKKRLEELDAASKVTEQEWREKAKKDLEEWNLRQNEQMEKNRANNRIADKAFYQQPDADVIGYVASEEAFLKESKEETPGSEWEKVAQLCDFNPKSSKQSKDVSRMRSVLISLKQTPLSR
- the CLTB gene encoding clathrin light chain B isoform X3, which codes for MADDFGFFSSSEGAGAEEDPAAAFLAQQESEIAGIENDEGFGPTDGESATAPAGQAAPPEPGERRAAPATVNGDVFQESNGPTDAYAAIAKADRLTQEPESIRKWREEQKKRLEELDAASKVTEQEWREKAKKDLEEWNLRQNEQMEKNRANNRIADKAFYQQPDADVIGYVSASDSPQCLCRASEEAFLKESKEETPGSEWEKVAQLCDFNPKSSKQSKDVSRMRSVLISLKQTPLSR
- the NOP16 gene encoding nucleolar protein 16 encodes the protein MPKAKGKSRRQKYSYNVNRKRLYRSARRRAAPRIACSHIRHAWDPTKSVAQNLAEMGLAEDPNKAVPIPRRKLLVMESDGREQGKKIVRKPYVVNEMEYEASLPEKKSNTLSRDLIDYVRYMIQNHGENYKEMARDEKNYYQDTPKQIKRKINVYKNFYPEEYKDFIASLKQEKMDLQ